The following proteins are co-located in the Dromiciops gliroides isolate mDroGli1 chromosome 2, mDroGli1.pri, whole genome shotgun sequence genome:
- the LOC122738082 gene encoding LOW QUALITY PROTEIN: ATP synthase subunit f, mitochondrial-like (The sequence of the model RefSeq protein was modified relative to this genomic sequence to represent the inferred CDS: deleted 1 base in 1 codon), protein MSSQPPLSVPLKEQRLLDVKLHQLPAWIMKQDFTPSGILKAFRRGYDAYFNKYIDVKKGGIGGVSMVLAAYILLNYCAAYKELKHERRRKYH, encoded by the exons ATGTCTTCCCAACCACCACTTTCTGTTCCGCTCAAAGAACAGAGACTCCTAGATGTCAAACTGCACCAGCTGCCAGCCTGGATAATGAAGCAGGACTTTACCCCTAGTGGGATTCTTAAAGCTTTTCGTAGAGGTTATGATGCATATTTTAATAAGTATATTGATGTGAAGAAAGGCGGGATT GGTGGTGTTTCTATGGTGCTTGCTGCTTACATCCTGCTCAATTATTGTGCGGCTTACAAGGAGCTTAAACATGAACGGAGACGAAAATACCACTGA